Proteins from one Streptomyces sp. NBC_00289 genomic window:
- a CDS encoding YihY/virulence factor BrkB family protein, which produces MGTAVHVPQTRDMIGDELSGDEALTALRHYGGVRLLVDSFARFRYADGFTNARALGFQVVLGLVPFTVALVGLATSVHTEGVGRIIEHTLGRIVPGASADVVEDALNGTRRSADGDVWSTLALWTGLVFALLNLASAMGQIERGANRIYGIERDRPFPRKYGRALLLALAAGMPMVLGFVVLVAGEAVGSAVVESVGRPGEDASWWKPLELVVGLLLAWVASAVIFRWSPRRVQPGYTWLAFGSAVHLLVWVSATWLLALYVEKSGTFGAVYGPLTAFVALLLWANLTGVALFLGIAFAAQLEAARAGIHAAVRPDPGSGA; this is translated from the coding sequence ATGGGTACCGCCGTCCACGTCCCGCAGACCCGGGACATGATCGGAGACGAGCTCTCCGGCGACGAGGCGCTGACCGCGCTGCGCCACTACGGAGGTGTGCGCCTGCTGGTCGACTCCTTCGCCCGGTTCCGTTACGCGGACGGGTTCACGAACGCGCGGGCCCTCGGGTTCCAGGTGGTGCTGGGTCTGGTGCCCTTCACCGTCGCCTTGGTGGGGCTGGCCACTTCGGTGCACACCGAGGGGGTGGGCCGGATCATCGAGCACACGCTCGGCCGGATCGTGCCCGGCGCCAGCGCCGACGTCGTCGAGGACGCGCTGAACGGGACGCGGCGCAGTGCGGACGGCGACGTGTGGAGCACCCTCGCCCTGTGGACGGGGCTGGTGTTCGCCCTGCTCAACCTCGCTTCGGCGATGGGACAGATCGAGCGGGGCGCCAACCGCATCTACGGCATCGAACGCGACCGGCCGTTCCCGCGGAAATACGGGCGGGCGCTGCTGCTCGCGCTCGCGGCCGGAATGCCGATGGTGCTCGGGTTCGTGGTGCTCGTCGCAGGTGAGGCCGTCGGCAGCGCGGTCGTGGAGTCCGTCGGCCGCCCCGGCGAGGACGCCTCGTGGTGGAAGCCGCTCGAACTCGTGGTGGGTCTGCTCCTCGCCTGGGTGGCCTCGGCCGTGATCTTCCGGTGGTCGCCGCGCCGCGTCCAGCCCGGCTACACCTGGCTGGCCTTCGGCTCCGCCGTCCACCTCCTCGTATGGGTGTCTGCCACCTGGCTGCTGGCGCTCTACGTCGAGAAGAGCGGGACGTTCGGCGCCGTCTACGGGCCTCTCACCGCCTTCGTCGCGCTCCTGCTGTGGGCCAACCTCACCGGCGTCGCACTGTTTCTGGGCATCGCGTTCGCCGCCCAGCTCGAGGCGGCCAGGGCCGGCATCCATGCGGCCGTACGGCCTGATCCGGGGTCGGGAGCCTGA
- a CDS encoding restriction endonuclease: MFFTFLAVLLSVVGFAARTAAGVLERRPGWALVLLVVAAAGCLILRHRRRRFSPARAARRAAAALDEASRAAADLLEPSPTTTPTHAWTGVAGAETEARPVTIEDARPGVPEEEGAVADATRVLVPETPVDEAGTALADDDLDPYAFEETVAALCERDGCTEVEVVGGAGDLGADVVAVAPDGRRLVIQCKRYGDGNRVGSQDLQRFGGTCFTVHEADVAVLVTTSEFTAPAVEYAEQCGIVCWDGPAVRAWSDGTGPRPWEQPEESGCTDGTPY, translated from the coding sequence ATGTTCTTCACGTTTCTCGCCGTCCTGTTGAGTGTCGTGGGATTCGCCGCGCGCACCGCTGCGGGCGTTCTCGAGCGACGCCCCGGCTGGGCGCTGGTCCTGCTCGTCGTCGCAGCGGCCGGCTGCCTGATCCTGCGACACCGCCGGCGCCGGTTCTCGCCGGCCCGAGCGGCGCGCCGGGCCGCGGCCGCGCTCGATGAGGCGTCCAGAGCGGCCGCCGACCTCCTCGAACCGTCCCCGACCACGACTCCGACGCACGCCTGGACCGGCGTCGCCGGGGCGGAAACCGAAGCCCGGCCCGTCACGATCGAGGACGCGCGACCGGGCGTACCGGAGGAAGAGGGCGCCGTGGCGGACGCGACGCGCGTTCTCGTCCCCGAGACGCCCGTCGACGAAGCCGGCACCGCCCTCGCGGACGACGATCTCGACCCCTACGCGTTCGAGGAGACGGTCGCCGCCCTCTGCGAGCGGGACGGTTGCACCGAGGTCGAGGTGGTCGGCGGAGCCGGGGACCTCGGCGCCGACGTTGTCGCCGTGGCCCCCGACGGGCGGCGTCTCGTCATCCAGTGCAAGCGCTACGGCGACGGCAACAGAGTGGGCTCCCAGGACCTCCAGCGCTTCGGCGGCACCTGCTTCACCGTCCACGAGGCGGACGTGGCCGTCCTGGTCACCACGAGCGAGTTCACCGCGCCGGCGGTCGAGTACGCCGAGCAGTGCGGGATCGTGTGCTGGGACGGGCCCGCCGTGCGGGCGTGGAGCGACGGCACCGGGCCACGGCCCTGGGAGCAGCCCGAGGAGAGCGGCTGTACCGACGGGACGCCGTACTGA
- a CDS encoding STAS domain-containing protein codes for MSSPLNIASRDAAAGPVLEIAGPLDYAHATALREHVSRCALDPGQCLTLDLAGMDFCDSTGITALIAARNHALAAGADIALTAVPPNTLRVLRIVGLDQIFTIRPGTDVAGPS; via the coding sequence ATGAGCAGCCCGCTGAACATAGCCTCCCGCGACGCCGCCGCCGGTCCCGTACTGGAGATCGCCGGCCCTCTCGACTACGCCCACGCCACGGCACTGCGCGAGCACGTCTCCCGGTGCGCCCTCGATCCCGGCCAGTGCCTGACCCTCGACCTCGCCGGGATGGACTTCTGCGACTCCACCGGGATCACGGCGCTCATCGCCGCACGCAACCACGCCCTGGCCGCCGGCGCCGACATCGCGCTCACGGCCGTACCGCCGAACACCCTGCGGGTGTTGCGCATCGTGGGCCTGGACCAGATCTTCACGATCCGTCCGGGAACCGACGTGGCCGGCCCTTCGTGA